The Halotia branconii CENA392 region AAAAGTGGGTATCAGAGCGATCGCAATCTCTCAAGTTTAAAGGTAACTACAGAGGGCAAATTACTTAGGTTACTCATATTATAGGCTGAAGTATAAATCTGTTAGTCCAGTTTGAGTATTGAGTCAGAAATATTGCGACAGCAACTATGAAAAGGCAAATTTTAGCAATAGCTACATTTTTAACTACAATCAGCGTTACAACCTCCGTCCAAGCAGCAAATTCTGAACAACTGAGACAATTATTAGCAACCAAAGAATGTCAAAACTGTGACTTGAGTGGTGCAGGTTTAGTCATGGCTGATTTATCTGGAGCTAATTTAAGTGGTGCTAATCTTACAGGTGCTAACCTCAGTCGTGCTAATTTAAGCGGCGCTGATTTGCGGGGTGCAAATTTGAGTGGCGCTGGTTTATTTGGCGTTAACCTCAGCGAAGCTAAGTTAAGCGGGGCAAATCTAGCGGGTGCTGATTTAAGAAATACTTATCTCACAAATGCAGAATTTAACAGTGCTTATCTCAGTGGTGCTAACTTTCAAGGTGCAGTAGGTATACCATTGCAAATTGCTACACCAGATGAATTTTATGCCTGGGGCGTAGCAGAGGCACAAAAAGGCAACCAACAACAGGCGATTAATTACTTTAATCAAGCGATCGCAGCTAAACCAGAGTATGCTGGTGCTTATTTAGCCCGCGGTGTAGCTCGTTATCAGATATTTGATCGCCAAGGTGCGTTTCAAGATGCCCAAATTGCTGAAAAACTGTTCACATCCCAAAGCAATGATCCTGGGATTCAAACAGCACAGGCTTTTATGAAAGAATTGCAAACACCCTATAGTGATAAAGTCAGTACTGGTAAACCTAGTTTCTTCGACTTTGTAGGTAGTCTTGGCTCAGTACTGCTGCAATTTCTTCCTTTTTAAATAATGACAACTGACAACTAATTTAATGACTTTATCCAACGAATTGTGGGCAGCAAATCAAGATTTAGCCCAAGCTTGTCTAGAACATCCTTTTGTTCAAGGCATTGCTGACGGTACGCTTGAGCAAACGAAGTTCGCTTACTACGTCGGGCAAGATGCCTTTTTCTTAGAAGCTTTTGCCCGTGCGTATAGCATCGCCGCAGCTAAAGCACCAGACTGGGTAGGTTTCACCACATTTCATCACTTAGCTGCTGGAGTTTTAGAAGAACTGCGGTTGCATGAAAGTTATGCTTTACGATGGGGAGTTAATTTGCAATCTGTAGAACCTGGAACTGCTACCCGTCGCTATACTGATTTTTTGTTAGCTACTGCTTGGGGTGGGGATGTAGGTGTAACAGCTGCGGCAATGTCTCCTTGTATGAGTCTTTATGCTTTTTTAGGAGAACAATTGGCTAGTAATGGCATTCCTAATCATCAGTATGCCGACTGGATTAGTACTTACAGCAGTCAAGATTTTCAGCCGTTGTCACAGCAATTAGCAAGTTTGGTTGATAACTATGCTACAGCTAATACCTTAGTTTGCTCAACATACCGTTATGCTATGTTCTGCGAACGTGACTTTTTCCAAGCTGCATGGTTGTTGTAGGAATCTGTTTGAAATTGAATTTTTGGCGTTGCATAATTGCAGGACGATTTACCGGGCTACGCCTCGCTTCTCTACGAGACGTATGTAGCGACTGTCTTCAAAGTCGCTACACAGATTCTTTTTCAAGTGTTGTGATTCGTGCAGCGTCGCCCGATAAAGGTTTGGGTAACACTTGTGAGAAATACGGATGAAATTGTTGTCTTATTTACTTGACTTAATATTAATAGCCAACCGCTTTTTCTTTAGCCAAATCCCTAATAAAATTGCAACTGCTATTCCTCCAATATCTGATGGTTCTGGTACAGGCTTAACACTTACAGTATCCAAGTATAAAAATGTGCGTCTATCTATAGATCCAAACTTTAACTCTGTGGATGATGTGTCTGCTGTGAAATTGAACTTATATGGTGTATACGGTTGAAAATTAATATTCTTTTGATCGAAAATCTTATTTCCACCTACAAATGTTTGGAACTGATTATCAAGAAGGTCAGGTTCCTCAGCTGTAGATGCTAAAAAGTAACTCAGTTCGTATTCTTGACCAGCTTTTGTAGAAAGCGTCTGTGATATGAAGCTGAGGTCTTTAAATCCACTAAGTACTAAGCCTTGATTATTACTTTGAGGAAAATTGCTAATTCTAGTCCCTGATGTATCTATCGGATCGCCAGACTTAGTCCATCCTGTAATATTAGGATTTGGAGCGGTGGTATCGTTAGGATCTAC contains the following coding sequences:
- a CDS encoding pentapeptide repeat-containing protein, which codes for MKRQILAIATFLTTISVTTSVQAANSEQLRQLLATKECQNCDLSGAGLVMADLSGANLSGANLTGANLSRANLSGADLRGANLSGAGLFGVNLSEAKLSGANLAGADLRNTYLTNAEFNSAYLSGANFQGAVGIPLQIATPDEFYAWGVAEAQKGNQQQAINYFNQAIAAKPEYAGAYLARGVARYQIFDRQGAFQDAQIAEKLFTSQSNDPGIQTAQAFMKELQTPYSDKVSTGKPSFFDFVGSLGSVLLQFLPF
- a CDS encoding TenA family protein; this translates as MTLSNELWAANQDLAQACLEHPFVQGIADGTLEQTKFAYYVGQDAFFLEAFARAYSIAAAKAPDWVGFTTFHHLAAGVLEELRLHESYALRWGVNLQSVEPGTATRRYTDFLLATAWGGDVGVTAAAMSPCMSLYAFLGEQLASNGIPNHQYADWISTYSSQDFQPLSQQLASLVDNYATANTLVCSTYRYAMFCERDFFQAAWLL
- a CDS encoding PEP-CTERM sorting domain-containing protein; translated protein: MKLTKKLSIIAFGFITTITSTVVITGTYIPVAQANYDHDWVVDPSDIVFNGGFELDPLVDPNDTTAPNPNITGWTKSGDPIDTSGTRISNFPQSNNQGLVLSGFKDLSFISQTLSTKAGQEYELSYFLASTAEEPDLLDNQFQTFVGGNKIFDQKNINFQPYTPYKFNFTADTSSTELKFGSIDRRTFLYLDTVSVKPVPEPSDIGGIAVAILLGIWLKKKRLAINIKSSK